The stretch of DNA TTGGAGTACGACATGCCCGCCGTGACCATGACGGATCACGGCAACATGTTCGGAGCTATCAGCTTTTACAAAAAGGCCAAGGCCAAGGGTATCAAGCCCGTGATCGGGTGTGAAATGTATGTGACTCAGGGGGATTGCCGCGAGAAAGAGGCCGGCGCATCCAAGTCTTCGTATCATCACTTGGTGCTCCTGATCCAGGATTACGAAGGATATCAGAACCTGTGCAAATTACTCACCACTGCGTATTTTGAAGGCTTCTATTACAAACCCAGAATTGATAAGGATCTCCTGCGCCGCCACAACAAGGGTCTGATCGCCACGAGCGCTTGCCTTCAGGGCGAGGTGGCCGTCTATCTTGCGGCGGGCGACGTGGCGCGGGCGGAACAGGCGGCTCTCGAGTACGCGGATATCTTCGACGCACAGCGATTCTACCTGGAATTACAAGACAGCGGCATCCCCGAGCAGAAAAAGGTGAACCAGGGCCTCATCGAAATCGGGCGTAAACTGGACCTGCCTCTGGTGGCCACCAATGACTGTCATTACCTGAGAAGGGAAGAGGCGCGCGCCCACGATATCCTGTTGTGCATCCAGACCGGGAAAACCGTTGAAGACGATAATCGCATGCGGTTTACCACGGACGAGCTCTACTTCAAGTCGCCTGCTGAAATGTGGGCGACCTTCGGGCATGTTCCGGAGGCCCTGGAAAACACCATACGCATTGCCGATCAGTGTAACCTGCAGATTCCGTTGGGTACCCCCCACTTCCCGGTGTTTCAGACGGAATCGGGCCGCGACGTGGAAGTGGAATTCGAAGAGGGTTGCCGTCGGGGCCTAGAATCGATACTCGAGGAACTCAAAACCCGCCGGCCCGGCTTCGGACCCGAAGCAGAGCGTGCTTACAGGGAACGACTGGACCGGGAGATCGACGTTATTCGACAGATGGGGTTTGCCGGGTATTTCCTGATCGTGGCGGATTTCGTTCACCACGGGAGGGAAAACCAGTGCCCGGTGGGGCCCGGCCGCGGATCCGCGGCGGGAAGCCTCGCCGCCTATGCTCTGGGAATCACGGACATCGATCCCCTTCCGTATCAGCTGCTCTTCGAGCGATTTCTGAACCTCGAACGCCAGGCTCTCCCGGATATCGACGTGGATTTTTGCATGGAGAACCGGGATCGGGTCTTGGATTACGTGGCCCGTAAGTACGGTGGACGGGATCGGGTGGCCCAGATCATCACCTTTGGGTCCATCAAGGCGAGGGCCGTGATTCGGGATGTGGGCCGGGCCCTGAATATGCCCTTCAACGACGTGGACCGCATCGCCAAGCTGATTCCCAACAAGCTCAACATTACGCTCGAAGAAGCGATTAAAGAGGAACCCCGTCTTAAGGAACTGGAACAAAAGGATCCCAAGGTCAAAGAACTGCTCGCCATTTCACGTTCCCTCGAGGGACTCCCGCGCCACGCTTCGACGCATGCGGCCGGCGTGGTCATTTCGGATCGCCCCCTGGACGAATACATGCCTCTTTACCGCGGAGCCAATGGCGAAGTGGTCACCCAGTACGACATGAAGAGCGTCGAGGACGTGGGGCTGATCAAATTTGATTTCCTGGGGCTGAAAACCCTGACCGTCATTGAACATGCCCTTAACCTTATCCAAAAGAAGACCGGCTCCGAACTGAATTTGAACCGCATTCCCCTCGATGATGCAAAGGCATATGAGCTTCTTTGCGCCGGTGATACTACGGGCGTGTTCCAGCTTGAAAGCGCCGGCATGAAGGAACTGCTGAAACGGATGAAGCCGGCCTGTTTTGAGGATGTCATCGCCCTGGTGGCCCTGTACCGACCGGGCCCCATGGAAAGCGGCATGATCGACGACTACGTGCGCCGGAAACACGGGGAAACAAAGGTGACGTACCTGCTTCCCGAGCTCGAGCCTATTCTCAAGGACACGTACGGCGTGATCGTGTATCAGGAACAGGTCATGCAGATCGCCAGCGCATTGGCCGACTACTCTCTGGGAGACGCGGACATACTCCGTCGCGCCATGGGCAAGAAGAAGCCGGAGGTCATGGCCAAGGAGCGGGTCCGGTTCATGGCCGGCGCTGCGCAGAAAAGGATCGATCGGGACAAGGCGGCCAAGGTGTTCGACCTCATGGAAAAATTCGCGGGGTATGGTTTCAACAAGTCCCACAGCGCGGCGTATGGCCTGATCGCGTATCAGACCGCCTTTCTGAAGGCGCACCATCCGGTTGAATTCATGACCGCGTTGCTCACCTGCGACATGAACAACACCGATAACGTGGTGAAATTCATCTCCGAGTGCCGCGAGCACGGGATTCCGGTTTTGCCGCCGGACGTGAACGAAAGCAGAAAAGAATTTACGGTCGTGGGCGATCGGATCCGATTCGGGCTGGCCGCCGTGAAAAACGTCGGCTCCGGGGCCATCGATTCCATTATCGAATGCCGAGAGGAAAAGGGTTCCTACAAGTCGATCTTCGATTTCTGCGAGCGGGTGGATCTTCGGCGGGTGAATCGGCGCGTCATCGAAAGCTTGATCAAGGCCGGGGCCTTCGACTCTTTTGGAGCCAGGAGGTCCCAACTGATGGCGGCCATGGACGACGCCATGGAACGAGCCCAGTCCATTCACAGAGACCGTGCCGAAGGTCAGATGAACCTGTTCACCTTTCTTCAGGAAGAAGCAGGACAGGAACGCATGGACCCCGAACTTCCGGCTGTGGAAGAATGGAGCGAACGGCGAAAGTTAACATTTGAAAAAGAGGCTCTGGGATTCTATATTACCGGGCATCCGTTGGATCGGTTTAGAGAAGAAATCCGGTTATTTGGGACAACGGACTCGGCGAGGCTGAAAGAACGGATCGAAAACGATCAGGTGCGGATGGCCGGGGTGTGCGCTTCCGTAAAGACGATCAACACCAAGAAAGGCGACAGAATGGCCTTTGTCACGCTGGAAGACGAGCAGGGAGCCGTGGAACTGGTCGTATTCTCAGACGTGTATCAGAATTGTATCGAGGTGTTGGAGAAAGACGATCCGGTCCTGGTGTCGGGTAAGGTCAGCAAGGATGACAAGGGCGAGAAAATCATCTGCGCGGACATTCTACCCCTTAGCGAGGTGCGCGAGAGATTCACATCTCAGGTGGACATCGAGTTGGATGGGGACAAGTTGACCACGGAGCAGCTTTGGGCCTTGAAAGACATTATGGATGCGCACCGAGGGGGGTGCAAAACGTATATTCGATTGAAAACGCCGCATGACGGAGAACTGGTATTTGCGCTTCCCCAGCAATTGTGGATCGCCCCTGATCGCGAATTGGTGCGAGAGGTCAATGGCTTCTTGGGATACAATGCGGTCAGGGCGCGTGCGTGAAACCGTCCAGCCGCACGTACCGGACCCTCAAGGGGAGACGTAGGCTCGATTCTTTCGAGGTGAGGGTGAAAGAAACCGACCTCTTGATACGGGCCGGAAAACCTCTCAAGAAACAGGCGGAGGACCTGGTTTATAGGGTTCGTGGCCACATAGAGGCCTACATCGAGTCCCATCCGGGTTTTGTAACCAGCCTGTCTCCGATGGATGCGGATCCCTACGCGCCGAAGATTGTCCGGGACATGCTTCAGGCGGGCGGAAAAGCGGGCGTGGGCCCCATGGCCGCTGTTGCAGGCGCCATCGCGGAATACGTCGGCCGCGGCCTCATGGCGGAGGACCCGGACGTAATGGTGGAAAACGGGGGGGACGTGTTCATTGCGTCGTCTGAAACGACGACCGTCGGAATTTTTGCCGGCGATTCACCCCTGAACCTCAAATTGGGAATCCGGGTGCCGGCGGATAAAACGCCGATAGGTGTATGCACCTCATCCGGTACGATCGGGCATTCGTTAAGCCTCGGGAGGGCCGACGCGGCCGTGGTTGTTTCCAAGTCCACCGCGTTGGCCGATGCGGCGGCTACGGCCCTCGGAAACAGAGTGTCCAAACCGGATGATATTTCAAAGGCATTGAAATGGATACAAGAAATAGACGGAATTCTGGGTGCGGCCCTCATTCTGAACGATCAACTGGGAGCATGGGGACAGGTGGAGCTGGTTCGCCTGGACGAGCGTAGATAGTGGGGCGAATTCGTATTGGGAGAGAACGCATGGACGTGCTTTGGGCGCCTTGGCGCATGGAATATATCCTACAAAACGATAAACCGGATGACTGCATTTTCTGTGTGGAAAAGGATGAGGCCGTGGACGAATTGGAGCGCCGGCTGATCCTGTATACAGGCGAGTTTTCCATCGTGATGATGAACCGATACCCCTATAATAACGGCCACTTGCTGGTCGCGCCCATGAAACATACCGGAGAGTTGGATTACCTGGAACAGGAAGATTTGACAGATCTGATGAAGGTCACGCGCTCCGCAATCGCTATTCTGAAGAGAATCATGAAACCCGACGGATTCAACGTGGGAGTCAATCTGGGCCTGGTGGCAGGCGCAGGCGTGGAAGAGCATCTTCATGTACAC from Deltaproteobacteria bacterium encodes:
- the dnaE gene encoding DNA polymerase III subunit alpha gives rise to the protein MNNPPFVHLHVHTHYSLLDGAIRPDDLFMRALEYDMPAVTMTDHGNMFGAISFYKKAKAKGIKPVIGCEMYVTQGDCREKEAGASKSSYHHLVLLIQDYEGYQNLCKLLTTAYFEGFYYKPRIDKDLLRRHNKGLIATSACLQGEVAVYLAAGDVARAEQAALEYADIFDAQRFYLELQDSGIPEQKKVNQGLIEIGRKLDLPLVATNDCHYLRREEARAHDILLCIQTGKTVEDDNRMRFTTDELYFKSPAEMWATFGHVPEALENTIRIADQCNLQIPLGTPHFPVFQTESGRDVEVEFEEGCRRGLESILEELKTRRPGFGPEAERAYRERLDREIDVIRQMGFAGYFLIVADFVHHGRENQCPVGPGRGSAAGSLAAYALGITDIDPLPYQLLFERFLNLERQALPDIDVDFCMENRDRVLDYVARKYGGRDRVAQIITFGSIKARAVIRDVGRALNMPFNDVDRIAKLIPNKLNITLEEAIKEEPRLKELEQKDPKVKELLAISRSLEGLPRHASTHAAGVVISDRPLDEYMPLYRGANGEVVTQYDMKSVEDVGLIKFDFLGLKTLTVIEHALNLIQKKTGSELNLNRIPLDDAKAYELLCAGDTTGVFQLESAGMKELLKRMKPACFEDVIALVALYRPGPMESGMIDDYVRRKHGETKVTYLLPELEPILKDTYGVIVYQEQVMQIASALADYSLGDADILRRAMGKKKPEVMAKERVRFMAGAAQKRIDRDKAAKVFDLMEKFAGYGFNKSHSAAYGLIAYQTAFLKAHHPVEFMTALLTCDMNNTDNVVKFISECREHGIPVLPPDVNESRKEFTVVGDRIRFGLAAVKNVGSGAIDSIIECREEKGSYKSIFDFCERVDLRRVNRRVIESLIKAGAFDSFGARRSQLMAAMDDAMERAQSIHRDRAEGQMNLFTFLQEEAGQERMDPELPAVEEWSERRKLTFEKEALGFYITGHPLDRFREEIRLFGTTDSARLKERIENDQVRMAGVCASVKTINTKKGDRMAFVTLEDEQGAVELVVFSDVYQNCIEVLEKDDPVLVSGKVSKDDKGEKIICADILPLSEVRERFTSQVDIELDGDKLTTEQLWALKDIMDAHRGGCKTYIRLKTPHDGELVFALPQQLWIAPDRELVREVNGFLGYNAVRARA
- a CDS encoding UPF0280 family protein, which produces MKPSSRTYRTLKGRRRLDSFEVRVKETDLLIRAGKPLKKQAEDLVYRVRGHIEAYIESHPGFVTSLSPMDADPYAPKIVRDMLQAGGKAGVGPMAAVAGAIAEYVGRGLMAEDPDVMVENGGDVFIASSETTTVGIFAGDSPLNLKLGIRVPADKTPIGVCTSSGTIGHSLSLGRADAAVVVSKSTALADAAATALGNRVSKPDDISKALKWIQEIDGILGAALILNDQLGAWGQVELVRLDERR